A genomic stretch from Theropithecus gelada isolate Dixy chromosome 2, Tgel_1.0, whole genome shotgun sequence includes:
- the GPR27 gene encoding probable G-protein coupled receptor 27: MANASEPGGGGGGEAAALGLKLATLSLLLCVSLAGNVLFALLIVRERSLHRAPYYLLLDLCLADGLRALACLPAVMLAARRAAAAAGAPPGALGCKLLAFLAALFCFHAAFLLLGVGVTRYLAIAHHRFYAERLAGWPCAAMLVCAAWALALAAAFPPVLDGGGGDDEDAPCALEQRPDGAPGALGFLLLLAVVVGATHLVYLRLLFFIHDRRKMRPARLVPAVSHDWTFHGPGATGQAAANWTAGFGRGPTPPALVGIRPAGPGRGARRLLVLEEFKTEKRLCKMFYAVTLLFLLLWGPYVVASYLRVLVRPGAVPQAYLTASVWLTFAQAGINPVVCFLFNRELRDCFRAQFPCCQSPRTTQATHPCDLKGIGL; the protein is encoded by the coding sequence ATGGCGAACGCGAGCGAGCcgggtggcggcggcggcggcgaggcGGCCGCCCTGGGCCTCAAGCTGGCCACGCTCAGCCTGCTGCTGTGCGTGAGCCTAGCGGGCAACGTGCTGTTTGCGCTGCTGATCGTGCGGGAGCGCAGCCTACACCGCGCCCCGTACTACCTGCTGCTCGACCTGTGCCTGGCCGACGGGCTGCGCGCGCTCGCCTGCCTCCCGGCCGTCATGCTGGCTGCGCGGCGTGCGGCTGCCGCGGCGGGGGCGCCGCCGGGCGCGCTGGGCTGCAAGCTGCTCGCCTTCCTGGCCGCGCTCTTCTGTTTCCACGCCGCCTTCCTGCTGCTGGGCGTGGGCGTCACCCGCTACCTGGCCATCGCGCACCACCGTTTCTACGCCGAGCGCCTGGCCGGCTGGCCGTGCGCCGCCATGCTGGTATGTGCCGCCTGGGCGCTGGCGCTGGCAGCGGCCTTCCCGCCCGTGCTggacggcggcggcggcgacgacGAGGACGCGCCGTGCGCCCTGGAGCAGCGGCCCGACGGCGCCCCCGGCGCGCTgggcttcctgctgctgctggctgtggtggtgggcgccacGCACCTCGTCTACCTCCGCCTGCTCTTCTTCATCCACGACCGCCGCAAGATGCGGCCCGCGCGCCTGGTGCCCGCCGTCAGCCACGACTGGACCTTCCACGGCCCGGGCGCCACCGGCCAGGCGGCCGCCAACTGGACGGCGGGCTTCGGCCGCGGGCCCACGCCGCCCGCGCTTGTGGGCATCCGGCCTGCAGGGCCGGGCCGTGGCGCGCGCCGCCTCCTCGTGCTGGAAGAATTCAAGACAGAGAAGAGGCTGTGCAAGATGTTCTACGCCGTCACGCTGCTCTTTCTGCTCCTCTGGGGGCCCTACGTCGTGGCCAGCTACCTGCGGGTCCTGGTGCGGCCCGGCGCCGTCCCCCAGGCCTACCTGACGGCTTCCGTGTGGCTGACCTTTGCGCAGGCCGGCATCAACCCCGTCGTGTGCTTCCTCTTCAACAGGGAGCTGAGGGACTGCTTCAGGGCCCAGTTCCCCTGCTGCCAGAGCCCCCGGACCACCCAGGCGACCCATCCCTGCGACCTGAAAGGCATTGGTTTATGA